The following proteins are co-located in the Microvirga ossetica genome:
- a CDS encoding cisplatin damage response ATP-dependent DNA ligase has product MNRFAALLDRLGYEPRRNAKLRLLADYFRHTPDPDRGYALAAMTGALMFKEAKAGLIRGLVEERTDPELFRMSYHYVGDLAETVALIWPAPGHESVAPPSPLRGGVGVGVGKPEQSGADVSTDGSASTSKGALSPGRSTPTSNSSPQGGGGIGLGHNNPPPHVPTLTEVIETLATTSKSDLPARVAGWMDALDETGRWALIKLITRELRVGVSARLAKTAVAQLGEIEPDEVELVWHGLEAPYEDLFAWVEGRGPKPESGNPAPFRPSMLSHPLEDEDFAKLEASDFLAEWKWDGIRLQAASGQGSDGRPVRRIYSRTGEDVSRAFPDLVEALDFEGAIDGELLIVREGRVQSFNVLQQRLNRKAVTPKLISEFPAHLRVYDILFEGEEDLRALPFAERRRRLEALVARLDDPRIDLSPMVPFSTWDDLAAARGDPASVGAGPDADAIEGCMIKRASSPYLPGRPKGYWYKWKRDPYLVDAVMMYGQRGHGKRSSFYSDYTFGVWRSGPDGEELVPVGKAYHGFTDEELLKLDRYVRNHTVKRFGPVREVEYGKDRGLVLEVAFEGLQRSTRHKSGVAMRFPRISRIRWDKPAAEADRIETLEKILERGEKEIHPLKEQQTKEA; this is encoded by the coding sequence ATGAACCGCTTCGCCGCCCTCCTCGACCGTCTCGGCTATGAGCCCCGCCGCAACGCCAAGCTGCGGCTGCTTGCGGATTATTTCCGCCACACCCCCGACCCGGACCGCGGCTATGCGCTCGCCGCCATGACCGGCGCACTGATGTTCAAGGAGGCCAAGGCCGGCCTGATCCGCGGCTTGGTGGAGGAGCGGACCGATCCGGAGCTTTTTCGGATGTCCTATCACTATGTGGGCGATCTGGCGGAGACGGTAGCCCTGATCTGGCCTGCCCCGGGGCATGAGAGCGTGGCGCCCCCCTCCCCCTTGCGGGGAGGGGTAGGGGTGGGGGTCGGAAAGCCGGAGCAGTCGGGAGCCGATGTCTCCACCGACGGCTCTGCCAGCACTTCAAAAGGCGCCCTCTCACCCGGTCGTTCCACCCCCACCTCCAACTCCTCCCCGCAAGGGGGAGGAGGGATAGGGCTCGGCCACAACAACCCGCCGCCCCATGTTCCGACCCTCACGGAGGTCATCGAGACCCTCGCGACCACGAGCAAGAGCGACCTGCCGGCTCGGGTTGCAGGCTGGATGGACGCTCTCGACGAAACCGGGCGCTGGGCGCTCATCAAGCTGATCACCCGAGAGCTGCGGGTCGGCGTCTCGGCCAGGCTTGCGAAGACGGCTGTCGCTCAGCTCGGTGAGATCGAGCCCGACGAGGTCGAGCTCGTCTGGCACGGGCTGGAGGCTCCTTACGAAGATCTCTTCGCCTGGGTCGAAGGCCGCGGGCCGAAGCCGGAATCCGGCAATCCCGCCCCGTTTCGCCCCTCCATGCTCTCGCACCCTCTGGAGGACGAGGATTTCGCCAAGCTCGAAGCCTCCGATTTCCTGGCCGAGTGGAAATGGGACGGCATCCGCCTTCAGGCCGCGTCGGGCCAGGGCAGCGACGGGCGACCGGTGCGGCGGATCTACTCCCGCACCGGCGAGGACGTCTCCCGCGCCTTTCCCGATCTTGTCGAGGCGCTCGATTTCGAGGGTGCTATCGACGGCGAATTGCTGATCGTGCGCGAAGGCCGGGTGCAGAGCTTCAACGTGCTGCAGCAGCGCCTGAACCGGAAGGCCGTGACGCCAAAGCTCATCTCGGAGTTTCCGGCGCATCTGCGCGTCTACGATATCCTGTTCGAGGGCGAGGAGGACCTGCGCGCCCTGCCCTTCGCCGAGCGACGCCGTCGGCTGGAGGCCCTCGTCGCCCGCCTCGACGACCCACGCATCGACCTTTCGCCCATGGTGCCCTTCTCGACCTGGGACGATCTCGCTGCCGCCCGCGGCGACCCGGCTTCGGTCGGGGCAGGTCCCGATGCGGATGCCATCGAGGGCTGCATGATCAAGCGGGCGAGCAGCCCCTATCTGCCCGGCCGCCCCAAGGGCTACTGGTACAAGTGGAAGCGCGACCCTTACCTCGTGGACGCTGTGATGATGTACGGCCAGCGCGGCCACGGGAAGCGCTCGTCCTTCTATTCCGACTACACCTTCGGCGTCTGGCGCAGCGGGCCGGACGGTGAGGAGTTGGTGCCCGTGGGCAAGGCCTATCACGGCTTCACCGACGAGGAGCTCTTGAAGCTAGACCGCTATGTCCGTAACCACACGGTCAAACGCTTCGGCCCGGTGCGGGAGGTGGAATACGGCAAGGATCGCGGCCTCGTGCTGGAGGTTGCCTTCGAGGGGCTGCAGCGCTCGACTCGGCACAAATCCGGCGTCGCCATGCGTTTTCCCCGCATCAGCCGCATCCGCTGGGACAAGCCGGCGGCCGAGGCCGACCGGATCGAGACCCTGGAGAAGATCCTGGAGCGCGGCGAGAAGGAGATCCATCCCCTCAAGGAGCAGCAGACGAAAGAGGCGTGA
- a CDS encoding SDR family oxidoreductase, protein MSQEFQFQNAVAVVTGGTQGLGEAIARTFAERGAKGLVICGRNAERGHAVAREISGQGCHTEFVQADLESVEEARQVTARADTVFGRVDVLVNAAGITDRGTIFDTSPELFDRMFAVNVRAPFFLMQEAAKIMRREKIEGAMVNILSMSAHGGQPFITAYSGSKGALATLTKNAAFSLMPWRIRVNALNIGWMNTPGEDRIVRLYHGAQDGWLEKAVKDQPFGRLLEPREVARAVAFLSSSESGMMTGSVIDFDQSVAGCYESAPHPSTPAQV, encoded by the coding sequence ATGTCGCAAGAATTCCAGTTCCAGAACGCCGTCGCCGTCGTCACCGGCGGCACGCAGGGCCTCGGGGAGGCCATCGCCCGCACCTTCGCCGAGCGCGGCGCCAAGGGCCTCGTGATCTGCGGCCGCAACGCGGAGCGCGGGCACGCCGTGGCGCGCGAGATCTCGGGTCAGGGCTGCCACACGGAATTCGTGCAGGCCGATCTCGAAAGCGTCGAGGAGGCGCGCCAGGTCACCGCGCGGGCCGACACCGTGTTCGGGCGCGTCGACGTGCTGGTGAACGCCGCCGGCATCACCGACCGCGGCACGATCTTCGACACGAGCCCGGAACTCTTCGACCGCATGTTTGCCGTGAATGTGCGCGCCCCCTTCTTCCTGATGCAGGAGGCCGCCAAGATCATGCGGCGGGAAAAAATCGAGGGCGCGATGGTCAACATCCTGTCCATGTCGGCCCATGGCGGCCAGCCCTTCATCACCGCCTATAGTGGCTCGAAAGGCGCGCTCGCCACGCTCACCAAGAATGCCGCCTTCAGCCTCATGCCCTGGCGCATCCGCGTCAACGCGCTCAACATCGGCTGGATGAACACGCCGGGCGAGGACCGGATCGTTCGGCTCTATCACGGTGCCCAGGACGGATGGCTGGAGAAGGCCGTGAAGGATCAGCCCTTCGGCCGCCTGCTGGAGCCGCGCGAAGTGGCCCGCGCCGTGGCGTTCCTGTCGAGTTCGGAATCCGGCATGATGACCGGCTCGGTGATCGATTTCGACCAATCGGTGGCAGGCTGCTACGAGAGCGCCCCGCACCCCTCGACGCCGGCGCAGGTCTGA
- a CDS encoding ligase-associated DNA damage response exonuclease translates to MALRSTDILTQTPQGLYCPLGDFHIDPVRPVKRALITHGHSDHARSGHRSVMATRETLRIMAVRYGEDFAGSTQEAPLRETIRIGDASVRFSPAGHVLGSAQVSIEAGGTRIVVSGDYKRAEDPTCLPYEVVPCDVFITEATFGLPVFRHPDTRAEVRKLLDSVALFPERAHIVGAYALGKAQRVMALLREEGYDKPIHLHGAMERLTEFYKSEGIPLGDTPKVVAAERSKLAGAIVICPPSSIQDLWSRRFPDPVTCFASGWMRVRARARQKGVELPLVISDHSDWDDLCRTIRETGAGEVWVTHGQEDALVHWCTTHGIKARPLHMLGYGDEGEAEEAQAAVAEAGGAA, encoded by the coding sequence ATGGCGCTGCGTTCCACCGACATCCTTACCCAAACCCCGCAAGGGCTCTACTGCCCCCTCGGCGACTTCCACATCGATCCGGTCCGCCCCGTCAAACGGGCGCTGATCACCCATGGTCATTCCGACCATGCCCGCTCGGGCCATCGTTCCGTCATGGCGACGCGGGAGACCCTGCGCATCATGGCAGTGCGCTACGGCGAGGATTTCGCCGGCTCGACCCAGGAAGCGCCCTTACGCGAGACCATCCGCATCGGCGATGCGAGCGTGCGCTTCTCCCCCGCCGGCCACGTGCTCGGCTCGGCTCAAGTTTCCATCGAGGCCGGCGGCACCCGCATCGTGGTGTCCGGCGACTACAAGCGCGCCGAGGACCCGACCTGCCTGCCCTACGAGGTCGTGCCCTGCGACGTGTTCATCACCGAGGCGACCTTCGGCCTGCCGGTCTTCCGCCACCCGGACACGCGGGCGGAGGTGAGGAAGCTCCTCGATTCCGTCGCGTTGTTTCCCGAGCGCGCCCATATCGTCGGCGCCTATGCGCTCGGCAAGGCGCAGCGGGTCATGGCGCTGCTGCGGGAGGAAGGCTACGACAAGCCGATCCATCTCCACGGCGCCATGGAGCGCCTGACCGAGTTCTACAAATCCGAAGGCATCCCCTTGGGCGACACGCCGAAGGTCGTGGCCGCCGAGCGCTCGAAGCTCGCCGGCGCCATCGTGATCTGCCCGCCCTCCTCGATCCAGGACCTATGGTCGCGCCGCTTTCCCGATCCCGTCACCTGCTTCGCCTCCGGCTGGATGCGGGTGCGGGCACGGGCCCGGCAGAAGGGGGTCGAGCTGCCCCTCGTGATCTCCGACCATTCCGACTGGGACGATCTCTGCCGCACGATCCGGGAGACTGGCGCCGGCGAGGTCTGGGTCACCCACGGTCAGGAGGACGCCCTCGTCCACTGGTGCACCACCCACGGCATCAAGGCGCGGCCCCTGCACATGCTGGGCTATGGCGACGAGGGCGAGGCCGAGGAAGCTCAAGCGGCCGTCGCGGAAGCGGGAGGCGCCGCATGA
- a CDS encoding class I SAM-dependent DNA methyltransferase: MPQTTTVRSSGDFRADRRYEYARAAFEERDFEAAADLARQVIELTPGFAPAHAMLGRSAAELGLREEAVTALRQALALEPEDVLGVRLDLARLGALAPGEAITDGYVRALFDDYAPKFDRHLTGSLAYRGPELIADALRRACSKRLREYRFVLDLGCGTGLMAQALEGVFSSMEGVDLSPRMLEKAEKTKLYDALHEGELVSFLAARPSAEADLVVAADVFVYMAPLDAAFREAHRVLKREGFFAFTVQAHEGDTFILGEDARYAHGEAYLRELADAVGFTMVIFERVSTREDRGVPVPGFLVVLQR, encoded by the coding sequence ATGCCGCAGACCACGACTGTCCGATCATCCGGCGATTTTCGCGCCGACCGTCGCTATGAATATGCCCGAGCCGCCTTCGAGGAGCGCGATTTCGAGGCTGCCGCCGATCTCGCCCGGCAGGTGATCGAGCTGACCCCCGGCTTCGCGCCCGCCCATGCGATGCTCGGCCGTTCCGCCGCCGAACTCGGCCTGCGGGAGGAGGCGGTGACGGCCTTGCGCCAGGCGCTGGCGCTCGAACCGGAGGACGTGCTCGGCGTGCGGCTCGATCTCGCCCGGCTCGGCGCGCTCGCGCCCGGGGAGGCGATCACCGACGGCTATGTGCGGGCGCTCTTCGACGATTATGCGCCCAAGTTCGACCGGCACCTGACCGGGAGCCTCGCTTATCGCGGACCGGAGCTGATCGCCGATGCTCTGCGCCGCGCCTGCTCCAAGCGCCTGCGCGAGTATCGCTTCGTCCTCGATCTCGGCTGCGGCACCGGGCTGATGGCGCAGGCGCTGGAGGGCGTCTTCTCCTCCATGGAAGGCGTGGATCTCTCACCGCGCATGCTGGAAAAGGCGGAAAAGACGAAGCTCTACGATGCCCTGCACGAGGGCGAGCTCGTCTCGTTCCTCGCCGCGCGTCCCTCGGCTGAGGCCGACCTCGTGGTGGCGGCGGACGTGTTCGTCTACATGGCGCCGCTCGATGCGGCGTTTCGCGAGGCGCATCGGGTGTTGAAGCGCGAGGGGTTTTTTGCCTTCACCGTCCAGGCGCATGAGGGCGACACCTTCATCCTCGGCGAGGATGCCCGCTATGCCCATGGTGAGGCCTATCTGCGTGAGCTCGCGGACGCTGTTGGCTTCACGATGGTGATCTTCGAGCGCGTCTCGACCCGGGAAGACCGCGGCGTGCCGGTTCCGGGATTTTTGGTTGTGCTGCAGCGCTGA